The nucleotide window GTTTCTTTTAAAGGATATTCTAATATTCTAAAACTCCTTTTGGAAGCGGGAGCCGATCCGGACTATCAAAATCCTAAAGGACAGACCGCTCTTCAATTTGCTGAAATGTTCGGCCGCAGAGAGATCTGCCGGATCCTTTCTCAAAATACCTCACAGTCCTCTTCCACAATTTCTTTTATGAGATCTTGGATTCGATTCTTCACTCAAAACGCGCTTAAAGGAGGCAGACGATGAGTAAAAAAACTTTGACCACTTCGGGAGGACATCCGGTTCCTCAAAACCAACATTCAGTGACCGCAGGATCCAGAGGTCCTATCCTAATACAGGACACTCACTTGATAGAAAAATTAGCCCATTTCAACAGGGAAAGGATCCCGGAAAGAGTCGTTCATGCGAAAGGTGCAGGAGCTTACGGCGTATTGACCATTACAAAAGATTTAAGTGAATATTCTAGAGCATCCGTTTTTTCTAAAGTAGGTAAAACCACTCCTCTATTCTTAAGATTTTCCACTGTTGCGGGAGAAAAAGGTTCCGCGGATACGGAAAGAGATCCAAGGGGATTTGCGGTTAAGTTTTATACGGAAGAAGGTATCTGGGATTTGGTCGGGAATAATACTCCTGTGTTCTTCGAAAGGGATCCATTAAAATTTCCCGATTTTATCCATTCCCAAAAAAGAGATCCGATCACCGGTTATAAAAATCCTTTCCGTATGTGGGATTATTGGGCCAAAGCTCCGGAAGCTCTTCATCAAATGACGATACTTTTCGGGGATAGAGGAATTCCTGACGGTTTTAGATTTATGAACGGTTATGGAAGCCATACTTTCGGTCTTTGGAATAAAAAAGGAGAACGTTTCTGGGTCAAATTCCACTTCAAATCTTTGCAAGGGATCAAAAACTTGAGTCCTCAAAAGGCGGCAGAGTTAGCCGGAACCGATCCTGACTATGCAACCAGAGATCTTTTCGAGGCGATTGAAAGAAAAGAATTCCCTAAATGGAGATTCTGCGTGCAGATCATGCCGGAAAAAGATGCAGAAAACTTTAAGTTCAACCCTTTCGATCTAACCAAGGTTTGGTCCCATAAGGATTATCCTCTAATAGAAGTCGGGATCATGGAATTGAACCAAAACCCTAAGAACTATTTCGAAGAAGTGGAACAGGCTGCTTTCTCTCCTTCCAATATGCCTCCTGGGATCGGAGCTTCTCCGGACAAAATGTTGCAAGGCAGATTGTTCGCTTATCCGGATGCTCAGAGATATCGTTTGGGGATCCAATACCAACAACTTCCGGTCAACCGTCCCCGCAGCGAGGTGAATGTGTATCATAGAGACGGCAGCATGAAGTTCCAAAACGACGGCCAATATGATAATTACGAACCGAACGGTTTTGGCGGTCCTTCTCAAGAAGGAT belongs to Leptospira dzoumogneensis and includes:
- a CDS encoding catalase, with the translated sequence MSKKTLTTSGGHPVPQNQHSVTAGSRGPILIQDTHLIEKLAHFNRERIPERVVHAKGAGAYGVLTITKDLSEYSRASVFSKVGKTTPLFLRFSTVAGEKGSADTERDPRGFAVKFYTEEGIWDLVGNNTPVFFERDPLKFPDFIHSQKRDPITGYKNPFRMWDYWAKAPEALHQMTILFGDRGIPDGFRFMNGYGSHTFGLWNKKGERFWVKFHFKSLQGIKNLSPQKAAELAGTDPDYATRDLFEAIERKEFPKWRFCVQIMPEKDAENFKFNPFDLTKVWSHKDYPLIEVGIMELNQNPKNYFEEVEQAAFSPSNMPPGIGASPDKMLQGRLFAYPDAQRYRLGIQYQQLPVNRPRSEVNVYHRDGSMKFQNDGQYDNYEPNGFGGPSQEGSYAEPPLKISGDASRYDSHAGNDDFSQAGDLYRLMSPEERERLTSTIASTMKSIPNGLAIENIKHFYKCDVEYGTKIAEKLGISVKEVRNS